The Thermonema lapsum genome window below encodes:
- a CDS encoding WG repeat-containing protein: MHYRVFLLNISKALVLISAAVFLFSCTSKERTDQKKSSGLFPIYQNGKAGYIDKSGKIVIHPQFDRVVADFSEGLARVLISGKVGYIDKSGKIVINPQFDEDEAWDFSEGLARVRIGSEWGYIDKSGKIVIHPQFDDASDFSEGLAKVRIGDSESGKYGYIDKSGKIVINPQFDDASDFSEGLAKVGIGGKYGYIDKSGKIVINPQFDEAYSFSKGLARVRIGSEWGYIDKSGKIVINPQFDRASDFSEGLALVRIGDYKSGKYGYIDKSGKIVIHPQFDLASDFSEGLALVFIGSEYGYIDKSGKYIWKEQLW; this comes from the coding sequence ATGCATTACAGAGTATTTTTACTGAACATTTCCAAAGCCTTGGTATTGATTTCCGCCGCTGTATTTCTTTTTAGCTGCACTTCAAAGGAGCGGACAGACCAAAAGAAATCAAGTGGTTTATTCCCCATTTACCAAAATGGCAAAGCGGGTTATATCGATAAGAGCGGAAAAATAGTCATCCATCCGCAGTTTGATCGGGTTGTTGCTGATTTTTCAGAAGGTCTTGCAAGAGTGCTCATCAGTGGTAAAGTGGGCTACATCGATAAGAGCGGAAAAATAGTCATCAATCCGCAGTTTGATGAGGATGAGGCGTGGGATTTTTCAGAAGGTCTTGCAAGAGTGCGCATCGGTAGCGAATGGGGCTACATCGATAAGAGCGGAAAAATAGTCATCCATCCGCAGTTTGATGATGCTTCTGATTTTTCAGAAGGTCTTGCAAAAGTGAGAATTGGTGATTCTGAGAGTGGTAAATACGGCTACATCGATAAGAGCGGAAAAATAGTCATCAATCCGCAGTTTGATGATGCTTCTGATTTTTCAGAAGGTCTTGCAAAAGTGGGCATCGGTGGTAAATACGGCTACATCGATAAGAGCGGAAAAATAGTCATCAATCCGCAGTTTGATGAGGCTTATTCCTTTTCAAAAGGTCTTGCAAGAGTGCGCATCGGTAGCGAATGGGGCTACATCGATAAGAGCGGAAAAATAGTCATCAATCCGCAGTTTGATCGGGCTTCTGATTTTTCAGAAGGTCTTGCATTAGTGAGAATTGGTGATTATAAGAGTGGTAAATACGGCTACATCGATAAGAGCGGAAAAATAGTCATCCATCCGCAGTTTGATTTGGCTTCTGATTTTTCAGAAGGTCTTGCATTAGTGTTCATCGGTAGCGAATACGGCTACATCGATAAGAGCGGAAAGTATATTTGGAAAGAGCAACTTTGGTAA
- a CDS encoding phasin family protein — translation MDMQEVVKKFIYTSVGLVSITAETLKQTVDKLVEESKLSSDEGKKIVDEFLKNTETKREEFETQLQSLVEKVSKKLKFVTEDDLNEVLKRVEKLEAALAANKTEAEKTSSKSQKSAEAKA, via the coding sequence ATGGATATGCAAGAAGTTGTAAAAAAATTCATCTACACCAGCGTTGGGTTGGTTTCTATCACCGCCGAAACCCTGAAGCAAACCGTTGACAAGCTGGTAGAAGAAAGCAAGCTCTCCTCCGACGAAGGGAAAAAGATTGTGGACGAGTTCTTGAAAAACACCGAAACCAAGCGCGAAGAGTTTGAAACTCAGTTGCAAAGCTTGGTAGAGAAGGTAAGTAAAAAGCTCAAGTTCGTTACCGAAGACGACCTGAACGAAGTGCTCAAGCGCGTAGAGAAGCTGGAAGCTGCTTTGGCTGCCAACAAAACCGAAGCAGAGAAAACCTCTTCGAAATCCCAAAAGTCGGCAGAAGCTAAAGCCTAA
- a CDS encoding ABC1 kinase family protein produces MASVFQTIRNVNRIRQVINILLKYGFEEFVTTTPLRKLIPARQQSDWFRGERPVFSYTTWERIRMVIEELGPTFVKLAQVASNRPDLLPEPLIKELEKLQSNVPPFAYEEALRIVAEELGRPVADIFAFFDKVPLGSASIGQVHRARLHTGEDVVVKVQRPDIENKIYTDLQLIKELVKLTENYFKNIGILNPNEIVETFEKSLLRELDYQYELRHIEQFRKLYEHVPHLYIPRPYRELSSKRVLTMEFVSGCKITDVKQLKAWGLSPEILAQRGLQLYLMQIFEYGFFHADPHPGNVLVRPNGDIALLDYGMVGKLSRAQRFAFAGVFIGMAQRDARRMALNLQQLAVEHEIEDIKELENDLEELIEDLIILDTGEAGISVFTERLQRISYKHGLQIPGNIFLILRALAILEGIGLQIYPTFDTLEAVKPYSTKLLAEQFSWQNVKAEFANTFLQVGYLIAQMPDDVRTILGKLRQGKLHFNLQLTGYEELLSEIESLIRRLSLTILIAALLIFSGLSLRVDYGQHIPQLWGISYVTLISWIIAGILSTILLLLTLKRKE; encoded by the coding sequence ATGGCAAGCGTTTTTCAGACCATCCGAAACGTCAACAGGATACGGCAAGTTATCAATATCTTGCTTAAATATGGCTTCGAAGAGTTTGTTACAACCACGCCACTACGCAAGTTGATTCCCGCACGCCAACAGTCGGATTGGTTTCGTGGCGAACGCCCCGTTTTTTCTTATACCACCTGGGAGCGCATACGGATGGTCATCGAGGAGTTGGGTCCTACTTTCGTGAAGTTGGCACAGGTAGCAAGCAACCGCCCCGACCTGCTGCCCGAGCCTTTGATTAAAGAACTGGAGAAGCTGCAAAGCAACGTACCGCCTTTTGCTTATGAAGAAGCTCTGCGCATCGTAGCAGAAGAGCTGGGGCGCCCAGTAGCCGATATTTTCGCTTTCTTCGACAAAGTGCCCTTAGGCTCTGCTTCTATTGGGCAGGTGCATCGGGCGCGTCTGCATACGGGCGAAGACGTGGTGGTAAAGGTGCAACGCCCCGATATAGAGAATAAAATATACACTGACCTGCAGCTTATCAAAGAACTGGTAAAACTCACTGAAAACTATTTCAAAAATATTGGCATACTGAACCCCAACGAAATAGTTGAAACTTTTGAAAAGAGCCTACTGCGCGAATTGGATTATCAGTATGAACTGCGGCATATAGAACAATTCCGCAAACTGTATGAGCATGTTCCTCACCTTTACATTCCCCGCCCTTATCGCGAGCTGTCGAGCAAACGCGTGCTCACGATGGAATTTGTGAGTGGCTGCAAAATCACCGACGTCAAGCAGCTCAAAGCTTGGGGGCTGTCGCCCGAAATACTGGCTCAGCGAGGGCTGCAGCTTTATCTTATGCAAATTTTTGAATATGGTTTTTTTCATGCCGACCCTCACCCCGGCAACGTATTGGTGCGCCCCAATGGCGACATCGCCCTGCTCGACTACGGCATGGTAGGTAAGCTAAGCCGGGCACAACGCTTTGCTTTTGCCGGCGTGTTTATAGGCATGGCACAACGCGATGCCCGCCGCATGGCGCTTAACTTACAACAATTGGCAGTAGAGCACGAAATCGAAGATATCAAAGAACTGGAAAACGACCTTGAAGAGCTCATCGAAGACCTTATCATTTTAGACACAGGCGAGGCAGGCATAAGCGTCTTTACCGAACGCCTTCAACGCATCTCTTACAAACATGGACTGCAAATACCCGGCAACATTTTTCTGATACTTCGCGCATTGGCTATTCTCGAAGGCATTGGATTGCAGATTTACCCCACCTTTGACACCCTTGAAGCAGTAAAACCCTATAGTACCAAGCTGCTGGCTGAGCAGTTCTCTTGGCAAAATGTGAAAGCCGAGTTTGCCAACACCTTCCTTCAAGTCGGCTACCTTATTGCCCAAATGCCCGATGATGTACGGACTATCTTGGGTAAGCTGCGACAAGGGAAATTACACTTCAATCTGCAGCTAACCGGCTACGAAGAATTGCTCAGCGAGATAGAGTCACTCATTCGCCGCCTGTCGCTTACCATACTCATTGCTGCCTTGCTTATCTTTTCTGGGCTCAGCTTGCGCGTCGATTACGGGCAGCACATACCTCAACTGTGGGGCATCTCTTACGTTACTCTCATCAGTTGGATTATTGCCGGCATTTTATCTACCATCTTGCTGCTCTTGACGCTCAAGCGCAAAGAGTGA
- a CDS encoding CHAD domain-containing protein yields the protein MSSRYFYSKISAYLDDSCHEIVNKWTAASQLEAAAIHDVRVGIKRFRAMLRLLHFIRPDKINKHTAQELFRTVYPILGTIRDTQVQAGLITSFSYLKSHFEFYHRYLEEKREAARCHLQSALQQFDLQQLTAIKKRIKLLLYHSDDHQTAYLLHAHLKELKQKMYKQLKKKNEESMHKVRKQLKESMYIIETTCSPLPGFYPYMKRLGHQLGHWHDLTVMNQMLDEIENKEKSIVLSPEYLLLRKVARLQEEDERKKLQKKITKFLDKEYKIKDFASFLPIKQEEK from the coding sequence ATGAGTAGCCGCTACTTCTATTCCAAGATAAGTGCTTATTTAGATGACAGCTGCCATGAAATTGTAAACAAATGGACAGCTGCCTCACAGCTTGAAGCGGCTGCCATCCACGACGTACGCGTAGGAATCAAGCGTTTTCGTGCCATGCTTCGCTTGCTGCACTTCATTCGCCCCGACAAAATAAATAAACATACCGCGCAAGAGCTGTTTCGCACAGTATATCCCATTTTAGGCACCATCAGAGACACACAAGTACAGGCAGGGCTAATCACCTCCTTTTCCTACTTGAAAAGCCATTTTGAGTTTTATCATCGTTATTTGGAAGAGAAAAGAGAAGCAGCCCGCTGCCACTTGCAAAGCGCCCTGCAGCAGTTTGACCTGCAACAACTGACCGCCATCAAAAAGCGGATAAAATTGCTACTATACCATAGCGACGACCACCAGACTGCCTATCTGCTTCACGCGCACCTCAAGGAGCTAAAACAGAAAATGTACAAGCAATTGAAAAAGAAGAATGAAGAAAGCATGCACAAGGTGCGCAAACAGCTGAAAGAAAGCATGTATATCATAGAAACCACCTGCAGCCCTCTGCCCGGCTTCTATCCTTACATGAAAAGGCTTGGGCATCAGCTTGGGCACTGGCATGACCTCACCGTCATGAATCAGATGCTTGATGAGATAGAAAACAAAGAGAAAAGCATTGTGTTAAGCCCAGAGTATCTCTTACTGAGAAAAGTCGCCCGCTTGCAGGAAGAAGACGAACGCAAAAAGCTGCAGAAAAAAATAACCAAGTTTCTTGACAAAGAGTATAAAATCAAGGACTTCGCATCATTCCTTCCGATAAAGCAAGAAGAAAAATAA